In one window of uncultured Fusobacterium sp. DNA:
- a CDS encoding TrkH family potassium uptake protein — protein MDIQKTKEYLKKLSPSRKLILGFLAAIIIGTLLLMMPFSLNEGKELSFLSSMFTIVSAICVTGLTVVDTATVFSPIGTTIIIFFIQLGGLGVMTFSSIIFLATGKKMTFYERELLKEERNADNSGEIADFIKKLLFIVFTIESIGAIILTTQFMEQMSFGKALYFGIFHSISAFCNAGFALFSNNLEGFKSNIVVNLTVGYLITLGGIGFAVITSFIVVIRNGIDRFNLTSKMAILISIMLTFGGMILFFILEYSNPETLGDLNFFQKILASYFQSVTLRTAGFNTIPLGNLRAATIFISCILMFIGASPGSTGGGIKTTTFGVIMFYVIGIAKKKENVEVFNRRIDWEILNRALAILVIAITYIAFIITCILVIDDFPMEQVVFEVISAFGTVGLTLGITPSLSVLSKILIIITMFVGRLGPLTFALAIGESKKKAISKYPKENILVG, from the coding sequence ATGGATATACAAAAAACAAAAGAATATTTAAAAAAACTTTCTCCTTCTAGAAAATTAATATTGGGATTTTTAGCAGCAATAATAATAGGAACATTACTATTAATGATGCCTTTTTCATTAAATGAAGGAAAAGAGTTGAGTTTTTTATCATCAATGTTTACAATTGTTTCAGCTATATGTGTAACAGGGCTTACAGTAGTAGATACTGCTACAGTTTTTTCACCAATTGGAACAACAATTATAATTTTTTTCATTCAATTAGGTGGATTAGGTGTAATGACATTTTCTTCAATAATTTTTTTAGCCACTGGAAAAAAGATGACCTTCTATGAAAGAGAACTTTTAAAGGAGGAAAGAAATGCTGATAACAGTGGAGAGATAGCAGATTTTATAAAAAAATTACTTTTTATTGTATTTACAATAGAAAGTATAGGAGCTATTATCTTAACAACACAATTTATGGAGCAAATGTCTTTTGGAAAAGCTTTATATTTTGGAATTTTCCACTCAATATCAGCTTTTTGTAATGCTGGGTTTGCTCTTTTCTCTAATAATTTAGAGGGATTTAAATCTAATATAGTAGTAAATTTAACAGTTGGATATTTGATTACTTTAGGAGGAATTGGTTTTGCTGTAATTACATCTTTTATAGTTGTAATTAGAAATGGAATAGATAGATTTAATCTTACTTCTAAAATGGCTATTTTAATCTCTATAATGCTTACTTTTGGAGGTATGATTTTATTTTTTATATTAGAATATTCAAATCCAGAAACATTAGGAGATTTAAACTTCTTTCAAAAAATATTAGCTTCATATTTCCAAAGTGTAACTTTACGGACTGCTGGATTTAATACTATTCCACTTGGAAACTTAAGAGCAGCTACTATTTTTATAAGTTGTATTTTAATGTTTATTGGAGCTTCGCCTGGATCTACAGGGGGAGGAATAAAAACTACTACTTTTGGGGTTATTATGTTTTATGTTATAGGAATAGCTAAGAAAAAAGAGAATGTAGAAGTTTTTAATAGAAGAATAGATTGGGAAATTTTAAATAGGGCTCTTGCAATATTAGTTATAGCGATAACATATATAGCTTTTATAATTACTTGTATTTTAGTGATAGATGATTTCCCTATGGAGCAAGTTGTTTTTGAAGTAATTTCAGCATTTGGTACTGTGGGATTGACTTTAGGAATAACTCCTTCATTAAGTGTTTTATCAAAAATTTTAATAATAATAACTATGTTTGTAGGAAGATTAGGTCCTCTTACTTTTGCTTTAGCAATAGGTGAAAGTAAGAAAAAAGCTATATCAAAATATCCAAAGGAAAATATTTTAGTAGGATAA
- a CDS encoding MATE family efflux transporter, which translates to MEKKHQLMGTEKITKLLIQFSLPAIIGMLVNALYNIVDRIYIGNIEKVGHLAIAGVGITFPIVIFVFGFSILIGLGAATNASLNLGRKQKEEAERFLGTSIFFGLIVSIILMVLILFKLDWLVGILGGSEKTGLYATQYLRILALGFPAAVVGYVANASIRSDGNPKMAMATLLIGAITNIVLDPIFIFYFKMGVKGAAWATIISQYLSGIWALYYFTSKFSGMKLYLKNLRLDFTKIKSIASLGSAPFAIQMGASIVNYTYNSTLKIYGGDTAIGAMAIVQAVITFISMPIFGINQGLQPILGYNYGAKYYSRVKEALFKAIFAATVLCVIDFLAIQFLSKYFINIFTQEKELVRIASIGLKIQTFMLPIVGFQIIASIYFQAIGKPKMSFFMSLTRQIIVLIPCILIMSKLFGVKGIWFAGPTADFIATVLTFIFIKMELKHLKELQERVEKNL; encoded by the coding sequence ATGGAAAAAAAACATCAACTTATGGGGACTGAAAAGATAACAAAGTTACTGATACAGTTTTCATTACCAGCAATAATAGGAATGCTTGTAAATGCATTGTATAATATTGTAGATAGAATTTATATAGGAAATATAGAGAAGGTAGGACATTTAGCAATAGCAGGGGTAGGGATTACTTTCCCAATTGTAATTTTTGTATTTGGTTTTTCAATTCTTATAGGATTAGGTGCTGCTACAAATGCTTCTTTAAATCTTGGAAGAAAACAAAAAGAAGAAGCAGAAAGATTTTTAGGAACATCAATATTTTTTGGATTAATTGTTTCAATAATTTTAATGGTTCTTATTTTATTTAAATTAGATTGGTTAGTAGGAATTTTAGGTGGAAGTGAAAAAACTGGATTATATGCTACTCAATATTTAAGAATATTAGCATTAGGATTTCCAGCTGCAGTAGTAGGATATGTTGCAAATGCTTCAATTCGTTCAGATGGAAACCCTAAAATGGCGATGGCTACATTATTAATAGGAGCAATTACTAATATAGTTTTGGACCCTATTTTTATCTTTTATTTTAAAATGGGAGTAAAAGGAGCAGCATGGGCAACTATTATATCTCAATATTTATCAGGAATATGGGCTCTTTATTACTTTACTTCTAAATTTAGTGGAATGAAATTATATTTGAAAAATTTAAGACTTGATTTTACAAAAATAAAAAGTATAGCTTCATTAGGAAGTGCTCCTTTTGCAATACAAATGGGAGCAAGTATAGTAAACTATACTTATAACAGTACATTAAAAATTTATGGTGGAGATACTGCAATAGGAGCTATGGCTATTGTACAAGCTGTAATTACATTTATCTCTATGCCAATTTTTGGAATAAATCAAGGACTTCAACCAATTTTAGGGTATAACTATGGAGCTAAATATTATTCAAGAGTAAAAGAGGCACTATTTAAAGCTATATTTGCTGCTACAGTTTTATGTGTTATAGATTTTTTAGCTATTCAATTTTTATCTAAATATTTTATTAATATATTTACCCAAGAAAAAGAGTTAGTTAGAATAGCTTCTATAGGATTAAAAATTCAAACATTTATGTTGCCAATAGTTGGATTCCAAATAATAGCTTCAATTTATTTCCAAGCAATAGGAAAACCTAAAATGAGTTTCTTTATGAGTCTTACAAGACAGATTATAGTTTTAATTCCTTGTATATTAATAATGTCAAAACTTTTTGGAGTAAAAGGAATTTGGTTTGCTGGACCAACAGCTGACTTTATAGCAACTGTACTTACTTTTATATTTATAAAAATGGAATTGAAACATTTAAAGGAATTACAAGAGAGAGTTGAAAAAAATCTTTAA
- a CDS encoding toxin-antitoxin system YwqK family antitoxin, giving the protein MRKEEASKNRGKNFFIALFVILLITGVISGIVYFATESVKKNVDKSEIGKVKEEVSTVLDDLTKKLDKISQGEVIPLEKKKKIEKEIELVKKYQENNKEKVNTMKNKSKAKNGTIYDYYEDGTTKREQNYVDGVKNGKEIEYYSNGKIKKESNYIDNFKDGKEIYYYSNGMVAKEINYNNGVKEGRYLENYENGNIKIIGNYISNKLDGVYIKYRNNGQKDLEINYVLGKRNGKATEYIDGVILTEVTYQNDMREGYFFANDYNGNLEIEGNFVNDKKDGVWTKYNRDRKVILEETYQLGTLNGKYNSYYENGEVKESGNYIDGYLEGSVNLYSENGELIRKTNYVKGLKDGIAERYYTNGKIISRENYKNNLLNGEYVEYSREGKITLQGYYVDGLRTGEWKGYDETGKNTAIYKYNKNGKLDGKTINYIPTDFSRKNYFKKETEYRDGILEGLYIVYDTKNRISEKGYHKNNEKDGQWLHYIEGILVSEENYKNGRRDGIQRYYYTNGQVSEEYLYNKGREVEHRSYDQKGILKYERKKDSTI; this is encoded by the coding sequence ATGAGAAAAGAAGAAGCATCAAAAAATAGAGGGAAAAACTTTTTTATAGCTTTATTTGTAATATTATTAATTACAGGAGTAATTTCAGGAATAGTTTATTTTGCAACTGAATCAGTTAAAAAGAATGTGGATAAAAGTGAGATTGGAAAAGTAAAAGAAGAGGTTTCAACAGTGTTGGATGATCTTACTAAAAAATTAGATAAAATAAGTCAAGGAGAGGTAATCCCATTAGAAAAGAAGAAAAAAATTGAAAAAGAAATAGAGTTAGTAAAAAAATATCAAGAGAATAATAAAGAAAAAGTTAATACTATGAAAAATAAATCTAAAGCTAAAAATGGAACTATATATGATTATTATGAAGATGGAACAACTAAAAGAGAACAAAATTATGTGGATGGAGTAAAGAATGGAAAAGAGATAGAGTATTATAGTAATGGAAAAATAAAGAAAGAGAGTAATTATATAGATAATTTTAAAGATGGAAAAGAGATATATTATTATTCAAATGGTATGGTAGCTAAAGAGATTAATTATAATAATGGAGTAAAAGAGGGAAGATATTTAGAAAATTATGAGAATGGAAATATAAAAATAATAGGAAATTATATCTCAAATAAATTAGATGGAGTATATATAAAATATAGAAATAATGGTCAAAAAGATTTAGAAATAAATTATGTCTTAGGAAAAAGAAATGGAAAAGCAACTGAATATATTGATGGAGTAATTCTTACAGAAGTTACATATCAAAACGATATGAGAGAAGGGTATTTTTTTGCTAATGATTATAATGGAAATTTAGAAATAGAAGGAAATTTTGTTAATGATAAAAAAGATGGAGTATGGACAAAGTATAATAGAGATAGAAAAGTAATCTTAGAAGAAACTTATCAGTTAGGAACTTTAAATGGAAAATATAACTCTTATTATGAAAATGGAGAAGTAAAAGAGAGTGGAAATTATATAGATGGATATTTAGAAGGAAGTGTGAATTTATATAGTGAAAATGGAGAATTAATTAGAAAAACTAATTATGTAAAAGGATTAAAAGATGGAATAGCTGAAAGATATTATACAAATGGAAAAATAATAAGTAGAGAAAATTATAAAAATAATCTATTAAATGGAGAGTATGTTGAATATAGTAGAGAAGGAAAGATAACTTTACAAGGTTACTATGTAGATGGACTTCGTACAGGTGAATGGAAAGGTTATGATGAAACAGGAAAAAATACTGCTATATATAAATACAATAAAAATGGAAAATTAGATGGAAAAACAATCAATTATATACCTACAGACTTTTCAAGAAAAAATTATTTTAAAAAAGAAACAGAGTATAGAGATGGTATTTTAGAAGGGCTTTATATTGTTTATGACACAAAGAACAGAATTTCAGAAAAAGGATATCATAAAAATAATGAAAAAGATGGACAATGGTTACATTATATAGAAGGAATACTTGTCTCTGAAGAAAATTATAAAAATGGTAGAAGAGATGGAATACAAAGGTATTATTATACAAATGGTCAAGTAAGTGAAGAATATTTATATAACAAGGGAAGAGAAGTTGAACATAGAAGTTATGATCAAAAGGGAATATTAAAATATGAAAGGAAAAAGGATAGTACAATTTAA
- the pepT gene encoding peptidase T has product MIERFLKYVKVATESDPKNNKCPSSDIQWDLANLIVEDLKDLGLKDISLDENCYIMATLPANCEDEIPTIGFIAHMDTAPTYNGIGVNPKIVEKYKGGDIVLNNELNIVLSPKDFSHLNNYIGQDLIVTDGKTLLGADDKAGIVEIIEAVKYLQEHPEIKHGEIKIGFTPDEEIGRGANYFDVEKFNCKFAYTVDGGELGELEYENFNAASAVIKIKGRDIHPGTAKNSMINSIIIAMELNSMLPNEQRPEHTENYEGFFLLNDMKGTVENTTMNYIIRDHSMKKFNEKKNLIKAIVMYLQVKYKDAEIEIEVKDSYYNMREKIEPVMYIVDLAKKSMEELGIEPHIRPIRGGTDGARLSYKGLPCPNLFTGGHNFHGKYEYIPVQSMEKARDLIIKIAENVAKL; this is encoded by the coding sequence ATGATAGAAAGATTTTTAAAATATGTAAAAGTAGCAACAGAATCTGATCCAAAAAATAATAAATGTCCAAGTAGTGATATACAATGGGATTTAGCTAATTTAATAGTGGAAGATTTAAAAGACTTAGGATTAAAAGATATATCTTTAGATGAAAATTGTTATATTATGGCAACACTTCCAGCAAATTGTGAAGATGAGATTCCAACTATAGGTTTTATAGCACATATGGATACAGCACCTACTTATAATGGAATAGGAGTTAATCCTAAAATTGTAGAAAAATATAAAGGTGGAGATATTGTTTTAAATAATGAATTAAATATAGTATTATCACCTAAAGATTTTTCTCATTTAAATAATTATATAGGACAAGATTTAATAGTAACAGATGGAAAAACTTTATTGGGAGCAGATGATAAGGCGGGAATAGTAGAGATAATAGAGGCAGTAAAATATCTACAAGAACACCCAGAGATAAAACATGGAGAGATAAAAATAGGATTTACTCCTGATGAAGAAATAGGAAGAGGAGCTAACTATTTTGATGTAGAAAAATTTAATTGTAAATTTGCATATACAGTTGATGGAGGAGAATTAGGAGAGTTAGAGTATGAAAACTTTAATGCTGCTTCTGCAGTAATAAAAATAAAAGGTAGAGATATTCATCCAGGAACTGCTAAGAATAGTATGATAAACTCTATAATAATAGCTATGGAATTAAACTCAATGTTACCTAATGAACAAAGACCAGAACATACAGAAAATTATGAAGGATTCTTTTTATTAAATGATATGAAGGGAACAGTTGAAAATACAACTATGAATTATATTATTAGAGATCACTCTATGAAAAAATTTAATGAAAAGAAAAATTTAATTAAAGCTATAGTAATGTATCTACAAGTTAAATATAAAGATGCAGAAATTGAGATTGAAGTAAAAGATAGTTACTACAATATGAGAGAAAAAATAGAGCCAGTAATGTATATAGTTGATTTGGCAAAAAAATCTATGGAAGAACTAGGAATTGAACCTCATATAAGACCAATTAGAGGTGGAACAGATGGTGCTAGATTATCATATAAAGGTTTACCTTGTCCTAATCTTTTTACAGGTGGACATAATTTCCATGGAAAATATGAATATATTCCAGTTCAATCAATGGAAAAAGCTAGGGATTTAATTATAAAAATAGCTGAAAATGTTGCAAAATTATAA
- a CDS encoding MarR family transcriptional regulator, producing MKEVEIRNTLFSYISRAHHRGVSYIETLLKKKGINNLGYSHVRIIIILSIYKKLSMKEISEFINKDKSTVTTLVNKLEKLGYVRKKTCSKDRRIVFLELEEKSEEIIETVFQVAELFQEKVESILSKEERETLFFLMEKLVNKF from the coding sequence ATGAAAGAAGTAGAGATAAGAAATACACTTTTTAGTTACATTAGTAGAGCTCATCATAGAGGTGTTAGTTATATAGAGACTTTACTAAAAAAGAAAGGAATAAATAATTTAGGTTATTCTCATGTAAGAATCATAATTATTTTAAGTATTTATAAGAAACTTTCAATGAAAGAGATAAGTGAATTTATTAACAAAGATAAATCCACTGTTACAACCCTTGTAAATAAATTAGAAAAGTTAGGATATGTTAGAAAAAAAACTTGTAGTAAAGATAGAAGAATAGTTTTTCTTGAATTAGAAGAAAAATCTGAAGAAATAATAGAGACTGTATTCCAAGTAGCTGAACTCTTTCAAGAGAAAGTAGAAAGTATTTTAAGCAAAGAGGAAAGAGAAACTCTATTTTTTTTAATGGAAAAGTTAGTTAATAAATTTTAA